The genomic segment GGATGAGCGAATATCCGCAAGTGTTGACAAAGGACCTTGAAATCGGAGAAACATTACGTTTGCTCTCCGAAGGACATTGTTCGGAACTGCCAGTTGTGGATCATGAACGACTAATCGGAGTCGTCACAATAGGGGATTGCCTTGCTACTATTAAGAGTGGAATAGGTTGGAATGAACCGATTAACTCTATTATTAGTGCAGTCTTCCAATCGGTGAATGAAGATTTCTCCGTGAAGCAATTGGATGGATGTCCAACCTATGTCGTATGTGAGAAGACAGGCATGCTCCAAGGAGTAATCACACAAATAGAACTGCTGAAGATTAATCAAGCCCTTTTTCAACGACTTGAAAAATCAAAGGAGACAATCGAGTGGTATACACTATGTTTTGATACGGCTTATGAAGGATTGACGATTGTAGATGAAGCGGGTGTGATTCAATTGTTTAATGAAAACTATAGCCGCTATGTTGGCGTGACTAAGGAGGAGGCTATTGGCCTTCCAGTAGAAAATGTTATTGAGAATACAAGGATACCAATTGTCCTTAGAACGGGTATCCCTGAGCGTAATCAAATCCATTGGCTGCAGGGGCAAAAAATGGTTGTTCACCGAATGCCGATTTGGAAAAATGGTCGTATTATTGGGGCCGTCGGTATGCTTATTTATGAAGGCGTTTCTGAAGTCCAGCAAATTATCACTCAAATAGATTTGTTAGAGCAACGAAAAGGGAGTGAAACGTCGATTGAGGTGAGCAAAGTTGCTGCACAGAAACGGTTCACTTTTGAAGATATTCTCGGAGAGAGTCCCGCCATATCTAATACAAAGAAGCTTGCAAGAAAGGCAGCACAGTCTAAGGCTCCCGTTTTGATCACTGGGGAAAGTGGTGTTGGAAAAGAGCAATTTGCAAGGGCGATACATGATACGGGTAAGATGAGCAGTGGACGTTTTATCAGTGTTAATTGTGCAGCAATTCCCGAGAACTTAATCGAATCAGAGTTATTTGGCTATATGGAAGGTGCGTTTACAGGTGCGAAAAAAGGAGGGAAACCCGGAAAATTTGAGCTTGCTCACATGGGAACAATTTTCTTGGATGAAATTGGTGACATGCCCCTTGCGACACAGGTGAAAATTCTTAGGGTGATTCAGGAAAAAGAGGTGGAACGGATTGGTGGAACTGAACCGATTCAGGTCCAGTTCCGGATTATTACAGCTACAAATAAAAATCTTGAAAAAATGGTGAGGGAAGGCGAGTTTAGAGAAGATTTATATTATCGGCTTCACGTGATCCCCTTGAATATTCCTCCACTTAGGGAGCGGAAAAGCGATATCCCACTGATTATTTCCGCACAGCTACCCACTCTTTGTCAAATGTACGATAGTGAGGGGAAAACGATTGATAAGGAAGTCATGCAACTATTCTTTCGATATCATTGGCCAGGGAATGTACGCGAGTTAATTAATGTATTGGAAAGATTATTTGCATTGACAAGCGAATCCCATATTAAAATGAGTGATTTGCCAAACGAATTTTTTCGAATAGAAAAGAAACAAGAATATATGACTATTTCCTCGTCGTTAAGCGAAAGAAATGAAGTAAGACAACTTGTGCATGAGGAAGAAGAGAAGAATATCATTGAAAAAGTATTAAGAGAAGTAAGCGGGAACAAGTCGGAAGCGGCTAAACGTCTCGGCATTACAAGAGCAACTCTTTATAATAAACTATCTCGTTATCAGTTATAAATGCATACTGCTAAATAGAAGCGTCAATTTGTCTAGTCACTTAGACAGTTGGCGCTTTCCATAGCTTAGAAACATCTGTGTTCCGTCCGAGATTTTATTGGCATGCAACTTGCAATATATAACATTGAATGGAGGGAATGAGAAATGGAGCAGATACAACACTTAATCTCAGATACTAATTTAACAAATAGTAGTATGACTTATTCCTATTTTACACCCGAAGATTTTACAGACGACTATGAAATGATTGCTAAAACAACCAAACAATTTCTGAAACTGGACGTGAAGCCTCAACTTGAAAAAGGTTTGTCGATAGAAAATCAAGATGTTCGTGTACTTTTTGAAAAAGCTGGGGATATTGGTCTTCTTGGTATTGAAGTCCCGGAAGCCTATGGTGGTTTTGAGTTAGGGAAAATGGTTGCAGGTCTCGTTGCAGAGATAATGGGTGCGGCCGGCTCATTTAGCGTTTCGTTTAATATTCATGTTGGTGTTGGTACATTGCCATATGTCTATTTTGGTACAGCAGCCCAAAAGGAAAAGTACTTACCGAAATTGACAAGTGGGGAATGGATTGGTGCTTACGCCTTGACAGAGTCGAATGCAGGGTCGGATGCTTTGAATTCGAAAACAACTGCCGTCTTGAACAAAGGAGGGACGGATTGGATATTGAATGGTGAAAAGCAATGGATAACGAATGCCCATCTCGCTGATTGTTACGTAGTGTTTGGAAAAATAGCCGAAGGTATGACTGCATTTATCGTAGAGCGAACATTTGAAGGAGTGTCAGTTGGACCTGAGGAAAAAAAGATGGGGATTAACGGTTCTTCTACTGCTACTCTTATTTTGGAAGACGTCAAAATACCTGTTGGAAACGTCCTGGGGGAAATTGGGAAAGGGCATCATATTGCTTTGAATATTTTAAATATGGCTCGTTTGAAACTTGCATTTGCCAATATCGGAACGGCAAAGCATGCATTACATCTATCAGTAGCTTATGCGAAAGAGCGAAAGCAATTCAGCAAAGCATTGATTGGCTTCACGATGATCCAAGAAAAGGTAGCCAATATGGCAGTACGAATCTTCGGTGCAGAAAGTGCGGCATACCGAACAGCGGGGGAAATGGATGAAGCGCTTCAATCTGTTGATTCGGAAGAGGAGTTAGTAAGAATTGTCGCTGACTTCATGATTGATTGTGCAATAAATAAAGTGAATAGTTCAGAAGCCCTTGATTATATTGTTGACGAGGCAGTGCAAATCCACGGGGGATATGGTTATATGCAGGAATATGAAGTAGAAAATTTATATCGCGATGCACGAATCAATCGGATTTTCGAAGGGACGAATGAAATTAATCGTCTTGCAATTGCTAAAGGTGTACTGAAAAAAATCGAAAAGGGGCAACTATGGTCTGCAAAAAACGAAGTGGACAATCGGACGCATGCTTTGACGCGGCATTACGGCTACTTAGTAAAGGCAAAACAACTTATCGGAATTGTCGTGAAAGCGCTTGCTGGACCTTTAGGGAAATCAATTGAAGAGGAACAAGAGTATTTAGGATTACTAGCCAGTATGAATGAAAGGCTATTCATCATGGAATCTGCTTTGCTAAGGACTGAGAAGGCACTAATTAAAAATGGGGAATCCGAGGAAAAAAGGAAGATGCTAATGTCCGATGTCATTTGTGAAGAGGGGTATCGAAGTATTCAAACAGCAGCTATTTCGTTTGTATCAAGTGCTCTACCCGATGAGGAAAGTCGTGGGCTTATGCTGATGGAAATTCAAGCAATCTCAGCTCCGCTTTACAGTAATATGTTTATCAAGAAGAGAGAAATTGTTCAAGGAATAATAGAAAGCGCTCGATATAACGTCTAAAATATGGGGGGACTCGATGATGAAAATTGGCATGATCGGCTTAGGGAATATGGGAATGCCCATGGCGAAAAACTTACTGGAATCTGGATTCACTGTTTATGGAAATGACCGAAGTGAATTAGCTGAAACTGTATTTCAGCAAGCGGGCGGAATAATTGGTCTTTCTGCAATACAAATGGCAGGATGTTGCGCTATTATTTTGACGAGTTTACCATCAACAGCCGCGGTGGAATCAGTTTATTTAGGAGAAGCAGGGTTGATTCACCAAAGCGATGAAAATATTCTTTTGATTGATACGAGCACTGTTTCGCCGGAAGTGAATCGCCGCATAAGCGAGGAAGCACAAGCGAAAGGAGTTGCTTATTTAGCCGCACCAGTCAGTGGGGGTGTGATAGGTGCGGAAAATCGGACATTGACATTTATGGTTGGTGGCCGAGCGGTGGACTATGAGCGTTCATTACCAATTATTTCAGTACTAGGCGAAAATTTGTTTCATGTGAATGAGCGAATTGACAGTGGTACAATTGCAAAATTGATAAATAATCTGCTCATCGGTTTCTATACCGCAGGGGTGAGTGAAGCGTTGGCATTAGCAAATGAAAATAACATGGACATGAACAAGCTTTTTGATATGTTAAATGTTAGCTATGGACAGAGTCGAATATATGAACGGAACTTCAAATCATTTATCGAAAATGAGGAGTATGAACCGGGATTTGCGCTGAAGTTATTACGAAAAGATATGGGATTCGCATTGCAATTGGCAGAGAGTAATCAGTTGCATCTCCCAATCAGCCAAGCCCTTTTTGCAGTTTATGAAGAAGCGGAACATGCGGGATTAGCGGAAGAGGATATGTCAGCTTTGTATAAAAGAATTGGACATCAAAAAATAGCATTTACAATAGGGGGATTGAAATAAATGACTACAACAACTATAAAGCAAATGAAAAATTGGATTAACGGTGAATGGGTGGACTCATCTGGTACTGAAACGGAAACAGTTTCTAATCCAGCAACAGGTGAAACAATTGCTTATGTACCACTATCTACAAAGAAAGACGTCGATGCTGCAGTGGAAGTGGCAAAACAAGCTTTTCTATCGTGGGCCGATATACCAGTTCCGAACCGTACGCGTCTTCTGTTTACTTACTTGCAAAAGTTGGAGGAACATAAAGAGGAGTTAGCACAGATTATTACGATGGAAAGCGGAAAAACATTGACAGATGCAAGAGGGGAAGTGCAAAGAGGGATTGAGGTAGTGGAACTTGCTACGTCAGCGCCTAGCATGATGATGGGAGAAGCTCTACCAAATATGGCTACCGGTATTGACGGATCTGTCTGGCGCTACCCGATTGGAGTTGTCGCAGGGATCACTCCATTTAATTTCCCGATGATGGTGCCCCTCTGGATGTTTCCACTCGCAATTGCTTGCGGGAATACATTTGTCCTTAAAGCATCTGAAAGAACGCCCGTTTTAGCGGGACATCTTGTTGAATTATTTCACGAATCCGGTTTCCCGAAAGGTGTCTTAAGTTTGGTGCATGGGGGAAAAGAAGTGGTGAACGGTTTACTGGAGCACCCAGATGTCAAAGCAATTTCTTTCGTTGGATCAGAACCGGTTGCAAAACATGTGTATGAAACGGGTACGAAATACGGTAAACGTGTTCAGGCGCTTGCTGGTGCAAAGAATCATGCGGTCGTCATGGCGGACTGTCATCTCGAAAAAACAGTTCAAGGAGTTATTGGTGCAGCGTTTGGCAGTAGCGGTGAGCGTTGTATGGCTTGTTCGGTCGTTGCAGTTGTTGATGAAGTTGCAGATGATTTTATGGAGCTACTTGTTGCAAAAACGCGTGAATTATCAGTAGGAGATGGACGTTATAAAGAGAACTTTGTTGGCCCCCTTATTCGCAAATCGCATAAAGAACGTGTGCTTAGTTATATAGAGAGTGGTATAGCTGATGGGGCTTCGCTGATTGTCGATGGTCGAGAAATAGATAGTCAACTGGCAGAAGGAAATTATCTCGGAGCGACTATTTTTGATAACGTGAACAACGAAATGAAAATTTGGCAGGAAGAACTCTTTGCTCCAGTGTTAAGCATTGTGCGTGTGAAGGATTTAGAAGAGGGAATTGCGCTGACAAATCAATCGAAGTTTGCCAATGGAGCGGTCATTTATACGGGAAGTGGTAAAAGCGCTCAAACGTTTCGTGAAAAAATTGATGCGGGTATGATTGGAGTAAATGTGAATGTACCTGCACCAATGGCATTCTTCTCTTTTGCCGGGAACAAATCTTCGTTCTACGGAGATCTCGGCACAAATGGGAAAGACGGGGTACAGTTTTATACGCGTAAAAAAGTTGTAACGGAGCGCTGGTTCTAAGAAAAGAATTGAAAAAAGCCGAATTCCTTTTTGGGGGATTCGGCTTTCTATATTTAGTCAGCAATGAAAAAGCCGTTGACCATTTCATTCGAAACAGATGAAATGTGTGGATACTTATAGCAAGGTGCTAAATCTTTATCAATCAAGACAGAGCGAACTCCTTCGAAAAAGTCTTCGTGTTTCATGAAGTTCATTGCAAGAATAAGGTCTGTGGCAAGGCATTCTTCCAATGTTTTTTGTTCGCCGTCAATTAACTGCTTTAGTGTCACTTTTAATGATACAGGTGATTTCGTACGCATTGTTTCTATGGCTTCTTTCGCGAATGAAGTATCATTTTCCCCTAAGGCAT from the Sporosarcina psychrophila genome contains:
- a CDS encoding sigma 54-interacting transcriptional regulator produces the protein MVKEDYYRVKEWMSEYPQVLTKDLEIGETLRLLSEGHCSELPVVDHERLIGVVTIGDCLATIKSGIGWNEPINSIISAVFQSVNEDFSVKQLDGCPTYVVCEKTGMLQGVITQIELLKINQALFQRLEKSKETIEWYTLCFDTAYEGLTIVDEAGVIQLFNENYSRYVGVTKEEAIGLPVENVIENTRIPIVLRTGIPERNQIHWLQGQKMVVHRMPIWKNGRIIGAVGMLIYEGVSEVQQIITQIDLLEQRKGSETSIEVSKVAAQKRFTFEDILGESPAISNTKKLARKAAQSKAPVLITGESGVGKEQFARAIHDTGKMSSGRFISVNCAAIPENLIESELFGYMEGAFTGAKKGGKPGKFELAHMGTIFLDEIGDMPLATQVKILRVIQEKEVERIGGTEPIQVQFRIITATNKNLEKMVREGEFREDLYYRLHVIPLNIPPLRERKSDIPLIISAQLPTLCQMYDSEGKTIDKEVMQLFFRYHWPGNVRELINVLERLFALTSESHIKMSDLPNEFFRIEKKQEYMTISSSLSERNEVRQLVHEEEEKNIIEKVLREVSGNKSEAAKRLGITRATLYNKLSRYQL
- a CDS encoding acyl-CoA dehydrogenase family protein, whose product is MEQIQHLISDTNLTNSSMTYSYFTPEDFTDDYEMIAKTTKQFLKLDVKPQLEKGLSIENQDVRVLFEKAGDIGLLGIEVPEAYGGFELGKMVAGLVAEIMGAAGSFSVSFNIHVGVGTLPYVYFGTAAQKEKYLPKLTSGEWIGAYALTESNAGSDALNSKTTAVLNKGGTDWILNGEKQWITNAHLADCYVVFGKIAEGMTAFIVERTFEGVSVGPEEKKMGINGSSTATLILEDVKIPVGNVLGEIGKGHHIALNILNMARLKLAFANIGTAKHALHLSVAYAKERKQFSKALIGFTMIQEKVANMAVRIFGAESAAYRTAGEMDEALQSVDSEEELVRIVADFMIDCAINKVNSSEALDYIVDEAVQIHGGYGYMQEYEVENLYRDARINRIFEGTNEINRLAIAKGVLKKIEKGQLWSAKNEVDNRTHALTRHYGYLVKAKQLIGIVVKALAGPLGKSIEEEQEYLGLLASMNERLFIMESALLRTEKALIKNGESEEKRKMLMSDVICEEGYRSIQTAAISFVSSALPDEESRGLMLMEIQAISAPLYSNMFIKKREIVQGIIESARYNV
- a CDS encoding NAD(P)-dependent oxidoreductase, whose amino-acid sequence is MMKIGMIGLGNMGMPMAKNLLESGFTVYGNDRSELAETVFQQAGGIIGLSAIQMAGCCAIILTSLPSTAAVESVYLGEAGLIHQSDENILLIDTSTVSPEVNRRISEEAQAKGVAYLAAPVSGGVIGAENRTLTFMVGGRAVDYERSLPIISVLGENLFHVNERIDSGTIAKLINNLLIGFYTAGVSEALALANENNMDMNKLFDMLNVSYGQSRIYERNFKSFIENEEYEPGFALKLLRKDMGFALQLAESNQLHLPISQALFAVYEEAEHAGLAEEDMSALYKRIGHQKIAFTIGGLK
- a CDS encoding CoA-acylating methylmalonate-semialdehyde dehydrogenase yields the protein MTTTTIKQMKNWINGEWVDSSGTETETVSNPATGETIAYVPLSTKKDVDAAVEVAKQAFLSWADIPVPNRTRLLFTYLQKLEEHKEELAQIITMESGKTLTDARGEVQRGIEVVELATSAPSMMMGEALPNMATGIDGSVWRYPIGVVAGITPFNFPMMVPLWMFPLAIACGNTFVLKASERTPVLAGHLVELFHESGFPKGVLSLVHGGKEVVNGLLEHPDVKAISFVGSEPVAKHVYETGTKYGKRVQALAGAKNHAVVMADCHLEKTVQGVIGAAFGSSGERCMACSVVAVVDEVADDFMELLVAKTRELSVGDGRYKENFVGPLIRKSHKERVLSYIESGIADGASLIVDGREIDSQLAEGNYLGATIFDNVNNEMKIWQEELFAPVLSIVRVKDLEEGIALTNQSKFANGAVIYTGSGKSAQTFREKIDAGMIGVNVNVPAPMAFFSFAGNKSSFYGDLGTNGKDGVQFYTRKKVVTERWF